CACCAGCAGGACCACCGGGTGCGGCCCCGGCGTCGCGGGGGCGGCGTGGTAGGCCGGCAGTTCGCCGCCGGGCACAGGGATGCGGATGTCGCCGGTGGCAAGGCCGGCGTCATCGGTACGTTGGACGGTGTCGGCCACGTCGGGCTGGATCGCGGTGGCGAAGGCGGCAAGGTCGGGACGGGTCATCGGGAAGTCTCCTTGGGCGCGGCCGCGGGGGCGGCGCCGCTATCGTTGCTGTCGGGCGCGGCGGCCGGATGGGGCTCGCGCGCGCTGTGCGGAAAGCTGCGCATGTGGGTCAGCGCCGGGAACAGCCGCATCCACGCCGCGGTGACCGCAAGCGTGGCGCAGCCGCCCACCACCACCGCCGGCACCAGGCCGAACAGCCGCGCGGTAACGCCGGACTCGAATTCGCCGAGTTCGTTGGAGGCGCCGATGAAGACCGAATTCACCGCGCTGACACGGCCACGGATGTCGTCCGGCGTTTCATGCTGCACGAGGATGTGGCGCACATAGACGCTGACCATGTCGCCGGCGCCGGTGAGCGCCAGCGCCGCCACCGACAGCGGCAGGCTGTGCGACAGCCCGAAGACGATGGTGGCGATGCCGAACAGCGCGACGCCGCCGAACATCCACAGGCCGACATGGTGGCGGATCGGCCGCCACACCAGCGCCACCGAAGCCAGCGCCGCCCCGGCCGCGGGCGCCGCGCGCAGCAGGCCCATGCCGACGGTGTCCACCTGCAGCACGTCACGCGCGATCGCCGGCAGCAGCGCAACCGCGCCGCCAAACAGCACCGCGAACAGGTCGAGCGAGATCGCGCCCAGCACCACCGGGCGCGAGAACACGAAGCGCAGCCCGTCGAACACCGCTCCGCGCCCGCCCGGCGTTGCCGAGGGAGTGGGTTGCCGGCCGCCGCGCACCTGCCGCATCGCTACCAGCGCGGCGGCGAACAGCATCGCCGCCAGCCCGTACACCGCGCCCGCACCGGCCAGATAGATCACGCCGCCGAGCAGCGGCCCGACGATCACCGCGACGTGGAAGGACGAGGAATGCAGCGCCACCGCCTGCGCGAAGCGCGGCCGCGACACCAGGTTGATCAGCACCGCCTGGCTGGCGGGCATCATGAAGGCGCGGGCGCAGCCGAGCAGCACCAGCACCGCGTAGATGAGCCCGACCTGGCGCACATCGGTGAGCACGATGGCGAGCAGCAGCGTGGCGGCCAGCATCTGCACCGCGTAGCAGGCACCGATGATGCGGGTGCGCGCGCAGCGGTCGGCGACTTCGCCGGCAGGCAGGATCAGCACGATGAAGGGCGCGAACTGGGCCAGCCCGACCAGGCCGAGCGCGAGCACGTCGCTGGTGAGCGCATACACCTGCCAGCCCACCGCCACGCCCACCATCTGGCCCGCCAGCGTGGCCAGCAGCTTGGCGGACAGGAAGAATCGGAAATCGGGTTCGCGCAGGACGTCGAGCCGGCCGCCGGGCGTCATCGTCTGCCCTCGGCGCATCCGCCCGCCGCCCTCGGCCGCCCACCACTTGCCTGGTTCACTGCCCCG
Above is a window of Azoarcus olearius DNA encoding:
- a CDS encoding MFS transporter, giving the protein MTPGGRLDVLREPDFRFFLSAKLLATLAGQMVGVAVGWQVYALTSDVLALGLVGLAQFAPFIVLILPAGEVADRCARTRIIGACYAVQMLAATLLLAIVLTDVRQVGLIYAVLVLLGCARAFMMPASQAVLINLVSRPRFAQAVALHSSSFHVAVIVGPLLGGVIYLAGAGAVYGLAAMLFAAALVAMRQVRGGRQPTPSATPGGRGAVFDGLRFVFSRPVVLGAISLDLFAVLFGGAVALLPAIARDVLQVDTVGMGLLRAAPAAGAALASVALVWRPIRHHVGLWMFGGVALFGIATIVFGLSHSLPLSVAALALTGAGDMVSVYVRHILVQHETPDDIRGRVSAVNSVFIGASNELGEFESGVTARLFGLVPAVVVGGCATLAVTAAWMRLFPALTHMRSFPHSAREPHPAAAPDSNDSGAAPAAAPKETSR